ACAATGAAAAAGTGATTTCCAACCTGTCACAAGAATGTGAACCTCATATCTTTTCTCGCAATATTTACAATTGGATCTGACATGATAAGAGGTGTCTCGTCTGACACCAGATGCGGCAACGCATTGCGATTGGCTCTAAGCCTGATCCTGGTACAGATAATAATTTTCGGAGACTGCATCAACGGAATCATTCCGTTGATTGATTCCGTTAGCGCGCAGGAACCACAGAAGCGTTCTATCGATCTGAATCAGTCAATCTTTGATGTCCGCGTCGAAGGCAATGAATCAATTCCTGCACTCGCCATTCTCCAGAAAACGAAAATTCAACGTGGCCGTCCCGCCACACGCGACATGGTTCTTGAAGACGTCCGCCTGCTGTTTGCCACACGCTGGTTCGCCAGTGTGGTTCCCGTGTATCGTCAGACCGAACAGGGGCTGGTACTTGTTTATAAAGTCAAAGAACGTCCCATCGTGGAAAAGGTGGAATTCCGCGGCTATAAAAAAATCAAAATCAAACGCCTGCAGGCAACCACTGGTCTGAAGGTGGGTTCGCCTTTCGATATTGCTGCCAACCAGGAATCCGTTAACCGTATCAAGCAGCTTTACGTCGAACGGGGTTACCGGTTCGCTGAAGTGAAACTGCTCAAAGGGGGAGACCCCAACGACCGTGAAGTCATCTTTGAAATCAAAGAAGGCCCCAAGGTCGTGGTTTCCGGTATTAAGTTCCGCGGCAATAAGTTCGTCAGCGACGGCGTGCTGAAGACTAAGCTGCTGACGAAAAAAGCACCGCTGGGAATCAGCTTCTTCGGCGGCAAGTATGATCCTGCTACGATTCAGGACGACCTGATTTCTCTCAAACAGTACTACAATGGCCTGGGATTCTTTGATGTGAAAATCGATGAGAAAATCGGTTACAACAAAGATAAATCCCGCGTGCAGGTCGAATACACGATCAACGAAGGCAAACGTTACAAAATTCGCGACATCATGATTGAAGGCAATCGCATCTTTTCGGAAGAAGAGATCCGCGAAGATATCAAACTGGCTGCAGGCGAATACTTCAACAGCCGCACCCTCGCCACCGACGTGGAAAAACTTTCGGAACGCTACGGCGAACTGGGACACCTGTTTGCCAAGGTGACACCGCAGCCTCGTTTCCTCGAAGCCCCCGGTGAAGTCGATCTGGTTTACAGCATCAATGAAGACAAACCTTATCGCATCCGTAAAATTACCGCCCATATTTCAGGCGATAACCCCCGTACAAAAAGTTCAGTTCTCTTGAACCCGATGATGGTCGCCCCTGGTGACCTGGCCAATCAACGACTGATTGCCAAGAGTAAACGCCGCATCGAAGGTAACCAGGTCTTCCAGAAAGGACCTCAGGATGGACCGCGCATTAATGTGACACGCGTCAATCCAGAGCGGGAAATGCTGGCCAGCCGCGAAAACGATGTTCTGCGGGGACAGAATGCAGACGAACAGCAGGCCCAGAAATTACGTTATCCCAACCTCAAGTATCGCAGCCAGACTTACAAACAGCCTGCTCCTCAGCAGAATCAGGATCTGTTTGAAGGCATCAAAACCGAACCCGTTTCTTATCAGTCCCCTCAGCGGACAGGGCAGATCTTTCGCGGGCAGAACTATGACAACGGTATTCCGGAACCACTGAACCCGCTGTTTGGGGAAAGCCCTCTCGGCGATCCGATGGGCACCGAGTTTCCTCAGCAGCAACCAGGCTGGGTCGACCTGGACGTCTATGCCTCTGAAAGCCGTACCGGACGTCTGATGTTCGGCGTGGGTGTGAACAGTAACGCCGGTGTGGTCGGTTCAATCGTCCTGCAGGAAGAAAACTTTGATATTCTCCGTCCTCCGCGCAGCATGGAAGATATTCTCGATGGTACTGCCTGGCGTGGTGGCGGACAGCGGTTCCGTGCCGAAGCTGTTCCTGGTGACCAGGTCAGCCGTTACCTCGTTAACTGGACCGATCCCTACTTTCTGGATACCAACTTCAGTCTGGGTGTTAGTGGTTTCTACTTCACCCGTTACTATACCGACTGGGACGAACAACGTGTTGGTGGTCGTTTCTCACTGGGCCGTCAGTTGACCCAGGAATGGTCGATCAACACTCAGTACCGTCTGGAAGACGTCAAACTGTATAACCCGCGTACTCCCACCCCCGCCATCGTGCAGGCGTCTGTGGGCGACAACACGCTGAATACATTCCGAATCTCACTGAACCACGATACGCGTGACGCGGCCTTCCTGCCAGCCGAAGGTCACCTGCTGGAATGGGCGGCTGAACAGGCAGTGGGCGACTACACTTACAGTCGTCTCGAAGCCAACGGCAGCCAGTACTTCACGTTATACAAGCGACCGGATGGCGGCGGACGCCACATCCTCTCGCTGAGTGCACAGCTCGGCTGGACCGATACTGATACCCCGGTCTTCGAACGTTACTATGCCGGTGGTTTCCAGACCTTCCGCGGCTTCGAATTCCGTGGTGTGACTCCCCGCGAAAACGGCATCGCCATCGGTGGTCGCTGGAGCTTCCTGGGTAGTGCACAGTACATGATGCCGATCACCGCAGACGAAATGATTCAGATGGTCTTCTTCAGTGACTTCGGTACTGTAGAAGAAGATGTTTCACTGGATCAGTTCCGCGTCTCCGTCGGTGCCGGTCTGCGACTCACGGTTCCCGCCATGGGCCCCGTTCCCGTCGCACTGGACTTCTCTGTGCCTCTCGCCAAAGAAACCTTCGACCAGACACAGGTCTTCAGCTTCTACGTCGGATTCACTCGCTAAGTTGAATGTATCCCAGGCAGGGCTGACAGCGCTGTTCCCGTCGATCTCACGCAATTGGTGCAGCCACTGGTTTCCCCTCAGTCGCTTTCTGAACTATGATAGGGTCTGTGAAAAAACATCGGATTCCGGCAGAAGGCACATTGGAAATGATTCTGGAAGGCATGGTCACCAGTCGCAATCAGGATGGCGAGTATAATCTCGCGCCGATGGGGCCGCTGGTCGATCAGGAAATGACCCAACTCGTCCTGCGTCCCTTCCAGACTTCACGGACCTGTCAGAATCTGAAAGAAACCCGCTGCGGTGTCTTTCACGTCGTTGATGATGTGCTGCTCCTCACAAAAGCCGCTATCGGACGTTTGGAGTCACTGTCGGAAACGTTTCCCGCAGAACAGATCGAAGGGGTCGTGCTCCAATCCGCCTGTCGCTGGTATGAATTCGAAATCGAATCGATCGATGATTCTGACCTGCGGACCGTGATGCAGGCTCGGGTTGTACACCAGGGACGCATTCGTGACTTCTTTGGTCTCAACCGGGCCAAGCACGCCGTCCTCGAGGCCGCCATCCTGGCCACGCGAACGCATCTGATCCCGCAGGCCGAGTTATTACAGCAGTATGAGTCACTCGCCGAAATTGTGCGTAAAACAGCCGGTCCCACTGAAACAGAAGCGTTCCGTTTACTGGAAGAATATGTCACCAGAGCGTATGCTGAGTTGCAGTCTTAAATCGTCTTATCCACACTCACGCCAGCTCGGAAACCAGATTCGCCATGTCACCTGAAGTGATCGTCACCACCGGAAGCCGTCTGCACTGGGGATTGCTTTCGCTCGCCCCCCGCACCGGGCGCGAATTCGGTGGCCTCGGTCTGATGGTGGATGAACCCACGCTGGTGCTCTCCGTGAGATCTGCTTCCTCGCAGGAAGATCAGATCTCGGGCAGTGCAGGCAGCGCTGAGAAAATTCAGACCGCGCTGCAGGTGCTCCGTACCAGTTCTCCAGACTGGCTCGGCGATTACCGTTTTGAGATCACGCTCCAGTCCGAAATCCCCCAGCATTCCGGCTTCGGTTCGGGGACACAGCTCAGTCTCGCAGTAGCCCGAGGACTGGCAGCACTCATGGACCAAGACGAACTTTCATCGGTCGAACTGGCTCAACTTGTCGATCGTGGTGCACGGTCTGCCTTGGGGGTTTATGGTTTCGACAAGGGGGGATTTCTCATCGAAGCCGGAAAACGGGATTCCGCTGATATCAGTCCCCTCGTGTTTCAGGCTCCCTTTCCGGAACAGTGGCGGATTCTCTTAATCACCCCGCAGGACCAGGCTGGTATCTCGGGAGCCGTCGAAGCCGATGCCATTCAACAACTGGGGCCGATGCCGGATGCGTTGACGGAAAAACTCTGTCGTCTGGCGCTGATGCAGCTGGCACCAGCGGTTCTGGAACAGAATTTTTCAGAGTTCGCCAGTGGCCTGACAGAATTCGGACATTTAGTCGGTGAATTCTTTGCACCGGTCCAGGGGGGCGTTCTGGCTCATCCCCGGATGCGGGAACTGGAGCAACTACTGCTCTCACAAGGAGTTGAGGGCATCGCCCAGACCTCCTGGGGGCCGACATTATCTGTAATCTGTCCTGATGAGGGAGAAGCAGAGAGTCTCTCAAGTCTAATTAAATCAGCAGGTTACGGCGAAGAATGCCTGGCCCGTATCGTCAAACCGTTCAATCAGGGCGCCACGCTCGAACACCGGAAATCGGTCTGAACTTTGGATTTTGACTATGAAGTTTCAGAAACAGGTTGAATTCTCTGTGAGGATTTCTTCGACTATAGTCGAGGGCTGGTATAATATTTCACCCACAGCGTATACCTTTGAGACTGTATTCAATCGAGTAAAAGACGTATGAACTCCAGGCAAAAACAATCGGAAGTATCGCGGCGGGATTTTCTCCGCGTGGGCAGTTTAAGCTTTGTCGGCCTCTCCATGGCCGAGCGGGCCGCCCTCGCAGCGACTCGCAGTGATCGCTCTGAGAAAAACTGCATCCTGATCATGATGACCGGCGGCGCCAGCCAGATGGAAACATTTGATCCCAAACCCGATGCACCTGCCGAGATCCGGGGACCTTTGAAAGCGATCTCCACGACGGTGCCTGGTCTGCAGGTGAGTGAAGCCTTTCCGCAACTCGCACAACGAACCGGGCAGTTCTCACTGATTCGTTCTCTCTATCACGATGCCGCCCCGATTCATGAAACCGGTCACCAGTTAATTCAGACCGGTCGCGTCTCACGCGGTTCGCTGAACTATCCCTGCTTTGGTTCAGTTGTCGCCCGCCAGTGGGGACCGCGGGGCGATGCGCCACCGTTCGTTGTACTGCCTCGTCTGGTACACTCCCTGGGAGTCAACACCTACCGAGGCCAGCAGGCAACCTTCCTGGGCGAAGAGTTTGCTCCCGCCACCACGATTGGAACAAAGTCAGCTTCTACCGAATATGAAATCGAAATCGCCGGCGAGTCTCCAGCCATCCAGCAGCAGTACGGCAAGCATCGTTTCGGCAAGCTCTTGCTCCAGGCACGGCAACTGGTCGAACGGGGTACGCGGTGTGTCGTCGTCAATCTGTTTGACGATCTGCATGAGCAACTGACCTGGGACTGTCACGGCACCGGCGCCGGGACCGCAGGAAAAGTTTACGAATACCGCGATTCACTGGGCCCTGCTTTTGACAAAGCCCTCTCCACGCTGCTCGACGATCTGGCCTCCCGCGGTTTGCTTCAGGATACACTCGTCGTAGCCACAGGTGAGTTTGGTCGCACACCACAAATCAACGCTTCCGGCGGACGCGATCACTGGCCGCATGTCTGGTCGGCCCTCGTAGCCGGCGGTGCGACTCCCGGCGGTCAGGTAATTGGCGCCAGCGATTCGCGGGCCAGCAGTCCCGTTGAGCGACCCGTCCATGCAGCCGAATTGACGGCGAGCATTTATCAGCATCTGGGCCTCAATCCTCAGAGCTGTCTCGCACGTCAGGACGATCAGCAGATCAGCCTGGTGGATGCGGCACCCATTGGTGAACTGTTCCAGGGCTAAGCTGCGACTCTGTCAGTTTAAGGTCCTGAAGTTGATCCACTTTCAGGCGGTCTCGGAATCGGGACGTGGCAGATCTTCTGCTAGTACCTTTTCAACTTCCTGCGGACTGCACTGAAAACAGTTGCTGATTTCCTGCGCGGAAAAGCCAGCCTGGCTTAAATAGACCATCATCAGTCGTTGTTCTGCACTCGCGGAGAGCCGCCTCCGCTCCTGCTCATACATCAGAATATCCGGCCCCGCAGCAGATTGCTCAGCCGACAGCCCCTGTTGTGCCAGCGCCAATTGCGTCCGTAGACGATTGATTTCCTGATCCGCTTCCTGCAGCAGTTCATCCAGCACCCGCAGTCGATCTTCACTGCGGGCCTCCACCTCGCGACCGTAATCGTAGAGTTTGACCTCCAGCTGATTCAGCCGGTTCATCTGGTTCTGTTCCATACTGGTGAGTTCGCTGCGGGCCTCTTCCAGTGGATCGCGGTTTTTCGATTTGTGCTGTGCGCGAAAGTTTCTGCGAAGCGACCAGGCAATTACCAGGATCAGCACGCCCGTCAGAATTGTATTGGTATTATTCAGATCAAACATGTTTGGAAAGTCATCCTTTACTTCCAGACAATACCAGTGAGGAACGCATTCTATAATCGCGGGCTGTGATCTTCCTGATCAGGGGCCCGCGTCGATTAATGATCGTGATCGTGATCGTGATCGTGATCGTGGTCGTGATCGTGATCGTGGTCGTGGTCGTGGTCGTGGTCGTGGTCGTGGTCGTGGTCGTGGTCGTGGTCGTGGTCGTGGTCGTGGTCGTGGTCGTGGGGCGCATGTGCACCCGAATCAAATGCGGTTTCTGCAACGCCTTCCAGCAGAAACGCCGCTTCAGCAGCCCGGTATACGGTTCTCAGCGAAATCTGATGGGTAGCGGCTAACTCGGCACACGCTTCATATTCGGGAGTAAAAATCGACTGGTAGTTCGGTCCCAGCGACAGTTTCCCGGCGACTTCTCCCCAGGCGGTTTTGACCTGATGTGGTTTACGGGCGCGGATCGCACGCTGTAACTGATGTCTGCGGAGGCCGAGGGTCTCGGTTTCTTCAAACAGAATTCCTTCCAGCTTCTCGGCCGACTCCGGTTTGCAGATCACACTCAGCATCACCGCGGGGCGATCCTTCTTCATCTGGATCGACGTGCTGTAGACATCCAGGGCTCCCGCTGCCAGCAGCTTCTGTTTGGTATGACCGATGATCTCTCCGGAGATGTCATCCAGATTAGTTTCCAGCAGGGTGACATAATCTGTATGAGCGGGTGTTGCGACTTCGCCGACAAACAGCCTTAACAGGTTGGCCCGCTCCGGAAAGTTTTTGGTTCCCGCTCCGTAGCCGATCTCTTCGATCGTCATCGGGGGAAGCATGCAGAAACGATCGACGAGCGTGGAAACAATGGCAGCGCCGGTCGGCGTGGTCAACTCAGCCTGAATCGGAATGTCCGCCAGCGGAATCCCTTTCAGCAGCTCAGCGGTCCCCGGTGCCGGAACCGTGCAGATTCCATGATCGATTTTGATCTGTCCAAAGCCGGTAGGAACCGGGCTGCAGAGAACCTGGTCGACTCCCAGCAGATCAAAGCCGATCGCGACGCCGACGATATCCACAATCGAATCGATGGCTCCCACTTCATGAAAGTGGACCTTGTCGATTGATGAACCGTGCACTTTCGCCTCCGCTCCTGCAATCGCCGAAAACAGCGAGAGGGCCAGCTCGTACTGGTGGGGCGTAAGCTTATCCGACTGCTTCAAAATAGTGACGATGTCACTCAGATGCCGATGTGCATGCTGCTCGGGATGTTCGATGGTCACATAGGTCGCGTGAAAGCCCCCCTTGATTGTCGAGGAGAACGTCAGTTTCACACCGGGCAGTCCCAGGGAATCGATGCCGGCACAAATCTGATCCGGGTCCACACCCGCATCCACGAGGGCGCCCAGGGTCATGTCGCCGCTAATTCCGGTAGAACAGTCTAAGTAAGCAATCCGCACAGTCAGGTATCCAGGGAAAAAAGGTTAAAAACAGGAAGCGAATTCTAAAGATAACGGGCGGGATCTCCAAGATCAATTCGCTGTCAGGTACTGCTGGAGAAACGGGGTAAGTTTATATCTCACAGCAGGATATCAAGCAGCGGCTTCTCCACCCAAGCGGGGAAAACACAGAAATATCACGGGTTTCGTGCTGCGAGGAAGAAAAGTGCGCCGTGACAGGACGGGCTCTCAACGCTGATAAATGGGCAGATATTGATATTCAACCGCCAGCGCAAGCACTGCCAGCGATGTTGCATAGACCTTGCCGGCTTCTTTTTCACTCCCCTTGGTCGCCAGCCAGCTGCCATCATGCTTCTGCATCTCCAGCAGTTGGGGCATGATCGTATCCCGAGTTTTTTTCCAGTACTCGCCACCCATCTGGAACATCCCGACACTGCAGTAGTAAGCCCCGTAGAAATAATAGAATTCATCCGGGTGCAGGGGACGCTGCACGAGATAGTCGCCGGCTTCAAGGGCATCCTTGGTGTGATGCTGTCCGCAGATTTCCAGCGCCAGTATTCCGGTTCCCGTCCTCGTTGCACTGGGGGCACCGCCGGGCTGGTAGGCAAAGCCCATGTTGTTCCGTCCCCGACAGTGACGGACATACGCGACCGCTTTGTCGATCTGATCTGCAGAGATATCACAGCCGATGTTCTTTGCGGCACGCAGGGCCAGCAGCTGCCAGCCGGTCACACTCAGATCGCTGTCTTTACTCGTCTGGTTATACCGCCAGCCTCCGGCGTTCCGTTTGTCTTTGGGAACATTCTGGGCTGCGACAATCAGTTTCACCGCCCGCTCCAGCACCTGACGGCACTTTTTCTCCCGTTCGCCCGTCAGCATCCCGGCCACTTCGGCCAGCATCAGCGTGCTGATTCCATGACTATACATCGGCCCGTGGCTCTTATGGTGCACTACCAGCCCGTTATCTGCCTGGTGAGCGAGGACCCAGTCGATGCCTTTGTTGATCTGGTCGCCATAAGGGCCTTCTTCAGGAACATAGCCTGCCGCCATGAATGCCATGACCGCCAGGGAGGTCGCTGCCGTCGATTCACCGTAAGAATTGAACGACCACGCACCGGATGGCTGCTGTGATTTTGATAAAAACTGAATCGCCCGCTGGATGCTTTCGTCAGTTTTCTTTTTCTGTGCATCCAGTTCCTGTGCCCGGCAGAGGGCAGGGGGGAGCAGCATCAGCAGTCCCAGCGGGTAAGCGATCAGCCTGAGTAACATTGAATTATCCTGTGATTGAAATCGAACCGGTCGCTTATTTGCTGTCGGATTTCGATTTGGCGATGGCTTCAAAATAATGTTTGATCAAGCGGGCGTATTCGGGATCAGTTCTGCTTTGTGAGCCTTGCAGAATCTCGGTATCCAGTTCGCCGGGCAACTCACCCCAGTTCCGATTAGACATGGCTTTCAGCTTCATTTCCAGTTTGCTGAAGTCCACATTCGTGCGGGCACCGCCCCCTTCGCTTTCTCCCTGTCCCTTACCGGGAGCCATATTGCGGGAAGCAGTCTGGGACTGCTGACCCTGACCGGGATCCGAACCCTGCTGCGCTTTCGACTTCAATTCCGTCGCTGCCTGCGAAAGTGATTCCGCTGCCTGCTTGAGCGATTCCGCAGCCTGCTGCTGGGCAGACTGCTTCCCAACCTGCCCCGATTCTGCCGACTGTTGACTCTGGTTCTTTCCCTGCTGGCCCTGCTGACTTTCAGAGGATTTCCCATTCTGACCCGATTGGGAATCACCTTGGGCCTGCTGCTCGCCCGATTCGGTCGCTTCCTGTTTCTGGTCAGCTGGATTCGACGAGTCCGGCTGTGACTCGGCATCGCGGGGAACCGACTGCTGCTGTTCGTTTTGAGCCATCAGTTGATCCAGGGCACTTTTGAATTCGGGGTTCTGCTCCATCTGTTGCTGAGCCTGGCGGAGCTGCTGAGCAGCATCGGTGACCTGGTTGCCGACCTTTTCGGGAACCGGCGAATCATGGGCTTGCTGCTTGCGAGACTGCTGTGCCTGTTGGGCGGCAGCCTGTAATGCCTGGGCCGCCTGCTGAGCCTGTTTCGCAGCCTGCGCCAGGTCTTCCTGTTGTAGCTTATCAACCGCCTGTTGCATTGATTGACCAGCCTGTTCGGTCTGCTTACGGCTCTGATCTGCCTGGCGGCTTTCTTTATTCAGTTTAATCGGATCGTTTTCCAGCTTCTGCGAAGCCTCAGAGAACTGTCGCGTTAATTCCTGGGTCTGTTGAGCCAGTGTCTGTTGAGAATTCTGGATCGCTGCCTTCCGTGCCTCTTCTGAATTGGAGGCTTCTGCCAGCTTGTTCGCGACTTCACCCTGCAGTTGTGCCATGCGTTCTGCTTCTTCGAGGAACGCATCCCGTTCGGTATTCTGCTGCTGTTCTTTGCGTGCCTGTTGTGCTTCCTTGATTTCATCCGCAATCTGGGCAGCCCGATTTGCTGCCTGGCTCGCTTCGTGGAACTGCCCCACATTGGCCTGCTGTTCTGCCTGGATCGCTTCGCGCGCCATCTGAGCCGCCTTTTGGGTCGACTCCGATTCGGCGCCAAACTTCTGGGCTGTCTCCAGCAGGAAGTTCGCTGCGGCATTCGCCAGATTTCGTTGCTCCTGTTGCAGGGCACGCATCTTTTCCTGAGTCGTAGACTGCCCCTGTGCCCGGGCAGGCTCGTTGCTCATGTTGGTTTCAGCAGGTTGACCATTCTTAGACGGCTCATTATTCGCAGCGGCAGTAGCGGCGTTCTGCGAAGCATCGCCATTCGCTGGGGCTGCGGGTTGAGCTGGAGGCGTTGCCTGGGCAGGGGCCGCATCGTTACCTTGAGGTGCCGCACCCTGTGGGGCCGCTGGTTCAGGCGCTTCCGCATCGCGGGGCAGGGGACGACCCGCAGATACCGGGGCCTGCTGCTGCATTGCTTCAGCGAGTTGCTGTTGTGGCTCGACCAGTTGCGATGCCTGGGTGACCAGGGAATCGAGCTGTTTTAACTGAAAGTTGCGGGCAGCATCTACCAGTTCCGGTCGACGATCCAGCAGGTCATCCAGGTCTTTTGTCAGACGGGACTGACGGTGTTTGAGTTCGGCCTGTTCGTTCGACAGCTCCTGCTTCATTTCCGGTGTCAGTTTTAACTGCTGATGCGGATCATTCTGTTTCTCAGGTGTCTTGTTATCCGCCTGCTGAGGCTCCTCTGGTTTTTGCATCTGCTGTTTGACCGACTCTACCTTGTCGTTGAACGCCAGCATGTCATTCGCCAGGTGATCGGTCTCTTCCGCCAGACGATCCAGATTGTGCAGATCGTTTTCCAGTTCGACCAGTTTTTCATACTGGCGTACCATGTCATCGATCTTCTTTTCTGTCTGCTGCATGGCAGCAGGTACTGGTTTGAGTTCCTGCTGTGCCTGTTCTCGATTGTTGGCTGCTGCCGCAGATTTCAGTGTGTCGTGGTTTTTGACGAAGTCGTTCCGGGCAAGGTTCTGTGTCTGTTCTGCCAGTTTCTGATAGAGGGGCAGTTCCAGAAATTCATTTGCTACGGTTTCCAGCTGCTGGGCCAGCTTGCGTTCCTGCTTGGTCAGCTCTTGCAAAGACTGTTCATCCTCGGGGGAGAGCGCCTCCTGCTTTTTCTGATCTTTCAGGTCAGCAATCTCTTGCTTGACCTGTTCTTGATGTGTCTTGAATTCCTGCTGA
This is a stretch of genomic DNA from Gimesia sp.. It encodes these proteins:
- a CDS encoding beta-ribofuranosylaminobenzene 5'-phosphate synthase family protein; this translates as MSPEVIVTTGSRLHWGLLSLAPRTGREFGGLGLMVDEPTLVLSVRSASSQEDQISGSAGSAEKIQTALQVLRTSSPDWLGDYRFEITLQSEIPQHSGFGSGTQLSLAVARGLAALMDQDELSSVELAQLVDRGARSALGVYGFDKGGFLIEAGKRDSADISPLVFQAPFPEQWRILLITPQDQAGISGAVEADAIQQLGPMPDALTEKLCRLALMQLAPAVLEQNFSEFASGLTEFGHLVGEFFAPVQGGVLAHPRMRELEQLLLSQGVEGIAQTSWGPTLSVICPDEGEAESLSSLIKSAGYGEECLARIVKPFNQGATLEHRKSV
- a CDS encoding DUF447 domain-containing protein, translated to MKKHRIPAEGTLEMILEGMVTSRNQDGEYNLAPMGPLVDQEMTQLVLRPFQTSRTCQNLKETRCGVFHVVDDVLLLTKAAIGRLESLSETFPAEQIEGVVLQSACRWYEFEIESIDDSDLRTVMQARVVHQGRIRDFFGLNRAKHAVLEAAILATRTHLIPQAELLQQYESLAEIVRKTAGPTETEAFRLLEEYVTRAYAELQS
- a CDS encoding DUF4175 family protein yields the protein MDGQLDQFVNELKRQLGQLDRRIRSLALLRGLGFVILVLICLVTVQISLDFVFSLNNTARIALTSFSLTVLVGCLWFGMFRRVLHKRTPIELAAIVEESQSSLNERLTSVLELSVAHDDTSSSVMRERLARETIASLTNFNITDSVPSDRAMRFVMSAGIAIIVFLTPLLFWPDAYQLLISRSIVPWGNFATVSSLYFEVEPGDGTVARGEDLQIIATPHWHTKQPGTIDEVWIAWEDAEGQPFSRRMDLDQAAGHYTTQFSRLLSGFTYSISSGSSRTKQYAIQVAEPPSITDTRVVITPPRYTGQAVEELTVFPSEIRVMEQSQIALQLTFDRPVSQATLFYQYYASGAENNERPPVEEQPLNIGQDQLTAQLDLPVGNQSFVFHIDFHSKDGGLKNQTSEHLVKITQDRAPEIELSLYNQPEFYKPGETLSVPVKVLDDYAVNELELEIQKLDEKATVVKVPADKLGTSTVDHEFKIDLKELQADQADIFTYRVKAADNREVPGPNVVWSTPRVFGIDKNAEQQLSAGVVARQQKLRDELKKIQQEFKTHQEQVKQEIADLKDQKKQEALSPEDEQSLQELTKQERKLAQQLETVANEFLELPLYQKLAEQTQNLARNDFVKNHDTLKSAAAANNREQAQQELKPVPAAMQQTEKKIDDMVRQYEKLVELENDLHNLDRLAEETDHLANDMLAFNDKVESVKQQMQKPEEPQQADNKTPEKQNDPHQQLKLTPEMKQELSNEQAELKHRQSRLTKDLDDLLDRRPELVDAARNFQLKQLDSLVTQASQLVEPQQQLAEAMQQQAPVSAGRPLPRDAEAPEPAAPQGAAPQGNDAAPAQATPPAQPAAPANGDASQNAATAAANNEPSKNGQPAETNMSNEPARAQGQSTTQEKMRALQQEQRNLANAAANFLLETAQKFGAESESTQKAAQMAREAIQAEQQANVGQFHEASQAANRAAQIADEIKEAQQARKEQQQNTERDAFLEEAERMAQLQGEVANKLAEASNSEEARKAAIQNSQQTLAQQTQELTRQFSEASQKLENDPIKLNKESRQADQSRKQTEQAGQSMQQAVDKLQQEDLAQAAKQAQQAAQALQAAAQQAQQSRKQQAHDSPVPEKVGNQVTDAAQQLRQAQQQMEQNPEFKSALDQLMAQNEQQQSVPRDAESQPDSSNPADQKQEATESGEQQAQGDSQSGQNGKSSESQQGQQGKNQSQQSAESGQVGKQSAQQQAAESLKQAAESLSQAATELKSKAQQGSDPGQGQQSQTASRNMAPGKGQGESEGGGARTNVDFSKLEMKLKAMSNRNWGELPGELDTEILQGSQSRTDPEYARLIKHYFEAIAKSKSDSK
- the larC gene encoding nickel pincer cofactor biosynthesis protein LarC; its protein translation is MRIAYLDCSTGISGDMTLGALVDAGVDPDQICAGIDSLGLPGVKLTFSSTIKGGFHATYVTIEHPEQHAHRHLSDIVTILKQSDKLTPHQYELALSLFSAIAGAEAKVHGSSIDKVHFHEVGAIDSIVDIVGVAIGFDLLGVDQVLCSPVPTGFGQIKIDHGICTVPAPGTAELLKGIPLADIPIQAELTTPTGAAIVSTLVDRFCMLPPMTIEEIGYGAGTKNFPERANLLRLFVGEVATPAHTDYVTLLETNLDDISGEIIGHTKQKLLAAGALDVYSTSIQMKKDRPAVMLSVICKPESAEKLEGILFEETETLGLRRHQLQRAIRARKPHQVKTAWGEVAGKLSLGPNYQSIFTPEYEACAELAATHQISLRTVYRAAEAAFLLEGVAETAFDSGAHAPHDHDHDHDHDHDHDHDHDHDHDHDHDHDHDHDHDHDHDHDHDH
- a CDS encoding BamA/TamA family outer membrane protein; translation: MIDSVSAQEPQKRSIDLNQSIFDVRVEGNESIPALAILQKTKIQRGRPATRDMVLEDVRLLFATRWFASVVPVYRQTEQGLVLVYKVKERPIVEKVEFRGYKKIKIKRLQATTGLKVGSPFDIAANQESVNRIKQLYVERGYRFAEVKLLKGGDPNDREVIFEIKEGPKVVVSGIKFRGNKFVSDGVLKTKLLTKKAPLGISFFGGKYDPATIQDDLISLKQYYNGLGFFDVKIDEKIGYNKDKSRVQVEYTINEGKRYKIRDIMIEGNRIFSEEEIREDIKLAAGEYFNSRTLATDVEKLSERYGELGHLFAKVTPQPRFLEAPGEVDLVYSINEDKPYRIRKITAHISGDNPRTKSSVLLNPMMVAPGDLANQRLIAKSKRRIEGNQVFQKGPQDGPRINVTRVNPEREMLASRENDVLRGQNADEQQAQKLRYPNLKYRSQTYKQPAPQQNQDLFEGIKTEPVSYQSPQRTGQIFRGQNYDNGIPEPLNPLFGESPLGDPMGTEFPQQQPGWVDLDVYASESRTGRLMFGVGVNSNAGVVGSIVLQEENFDILRPPRSMEDILDGTAWRGGGQRFRAEAVPGDQVSRYLVNWTDPYFLDTNFSLGVSGFYFTRYYTDWDEQRVGGRFSLGRQLTQEWSINTQYRLEDVKLYNPRTPTPAIVQASVGDNTLNTFRISLNHDTRDAAFLPAEGHLLEWAAEQAVGDYTYSRLEANGSQYFTLYKRPDGGGRHILSLSAQLGWTDTDTPVFERYYAGGFQTFRGFEFRGVTPRENGIAIGGRWSFLGSAQYMMPITADEMIQMVFFSDFGTVEEDVSLDQFRVSVGAGLRLTVPAMGPVPVALDFSVPLAKETFDQTQVFSFYVGFTR
- a CDS encoding DUF1501 domain-containing protein, encoding MNSRQKQSEVSRRDFLRVGSLSFVGLSMAERAALAATRSDRSEKNCILIMMTGGASQMETFDPKPDAPAEIRGPLKAISTTVPGLQVSEAFPQLAQRTGQFSLIRSLYHDAAPIHETGHQLIQTGRVSRGSLNYPCFGSVVARQWGPRGDAPPFVVLPRLVHSLGVNTYRGQQATFLGEEFAPATTIGTKSASTEYEIEIAGESPAIQQQYGKHRFGKLLLQARQLVERGTRCVVVNLFDDLHEQLTWDCHGTGAGTAGKVYEYRDSLGPAFDKALSTLLDDLASRGLLQDTLVVATGEFGRTPQINASGGRDHWPHVWSALVAGGATPGGQVIGASDSRASSPVERPVHAAELTASIYQHLGLNPQSCLARQDDQQISLVDAAPIGELFQG
- a CDS encoding prenyltransferase/squalene oxidase repeat-containing protein, encoding MLLRLIAYPLGLLMLLPPALCRAQELDAQKKKTDESIQRAIQFLSKSQQPSGAWSFNSYGESTAATSLAVMAFMAAGYVPEEGPYGDQINKGIDWVLAHQADNGLVVHHKSHGPMYSHGISTLMLAEVAGMLTGEREKKCRQVLERAVKLIVAAQNVPKDKRNAGGWRYNQTSKDSDLSVTGWQLLALRAAKNIGCDISADQIDKAVAYVRHCRGRNNMGFAYQPGGAPSATRTGTGILALEICGQHHTKDALEAGDYLVQRPLHPDEFYYFYGAYYCSVGMFQMGGEYWKKTRDTIMPQLLEMQKHDGSWLATKGSEKEAGKVYATSLAVLALAVEYQYLPIYQR